The Montipora capricornis isolate CH-2021 chromosome 6, ASM3666992v2, whole genome shotgun sequence genome has a window encoding:
- the LOC138050668 gene encoding neuropeptide FF receptor 1-like codes for MEETVKVAITTITSILIVTSIVGNSIVCVVVIKNRDMRIPINYLIVNLAVADTIYSIFLVPMLILSHISNHPEGITGKVLCTLLTDGSIAWIGAASAVITLTAIAFERYRAVIHPQRKMGSFTMRKLKFIIFASWAFAFILQIPQFLNKEFNREINPHFCISAWREKWITRAFFLVWLAFYVISFALMAVLYYKIIRALWFKRDGDNNATHQQQGVLKVRQRVTLMVVAVTVIFSTCWGIESTMHVLVDVSSIDLGPLASPIAHTMIMFNSAVNPFAYALISQRFRQKIKETICRRSILVDDAVVLSTSKRHKSIEMVPTSTLQTDAAGASFME; via the exons ATGGAAGAAACAGTGAAAGTTGCCATAACAACAATAACGTCCATACTGATAGTTACCAGCATCGTTGGGAACTCCATTGTTTGTGTTGTTGTGATCAAAAATCGAGACATGAG GATTCCCATCAATTATCTGATTGTAAACCTGGCAGTGGCAGACACAATATACTCCATATTTCTCGTCCCGATGCTGATTCTAAGCCATATTTCTAATCACCCAGAAGGAATAACTGGGAAGGTATTGTGTACATTGCTGACGGACGGGAGCATAGCCTGGATCGGGGCGGCGTCCGCTGTTATCACCTTAACTGCCATCGCGTTTGAACGATATCGCGCGGTAATACATCCACAAAGAAAGATGGGAAGCTTTACCATGCGTAAGCTGAAG ttcATAATTTTCGCATCTTGGGCTTTTGCATTTATTCTCCAAATACCCCAGTTCTTGAACAAGGAGTTTAACAGGGAAATTAATCCACATTTCTGTATAAGCGCGTGGCGCGAGAAGTGGATAACTCGGGCTTTCTTCCTGGTGTGGCTTGCCTTCTATGTTATTTCCTTTGCGTTGATGGCTGTGTTGTACTACAAGATCATACGCGCCCTGTGGTTTAAACGTGATGGAGATAACAATGCCACACACCAACAGCAG GGTGTGCTGAAGGTACGACAACGAGTCACGTTGATGGTTGTGGCTGTCACTGTAATATTTTCAACATGTTGGGGCATAGAGTCGACGATGCATGTGTTAGTAGATGTTTCCTCCATCGACCTTGGTCCTCTCGCTAGTCCGATTGCTCACACCATGATCATGTTCAACTCTGCTGTGAATCCGTTTGCATACGCACTGATAAGCCAGCGATTCAGGCAGAAGATAAAGGAAACAATATGCCGCCGCTCAATTTTAGTTGATGATGCGGTAGTCTTGTCGACGAGTAAGCGACACAAGAGCATCGAGATGGTTCCCACCTCCACCTTGCAGACCGACGCAGCGGGGGCAAGTTTTATGGAGTAA